Proteins encoded by one window of Candidatus Methanomethylicota archaeon:
- a CDS encoding nucleotidyltransferase domain-containing protein — protein VSAIAEKYGIVYAILFGSIVEGRFIKGESDIDLAVKVDKLDKSELFNFLKNFIRDMEMDNLDVVVINFAPFSLNYEILMRGKVVFCKDEDELFEDRLRIIKLYDDWLHFSKVFEERELRKVMK, from the coding sequence GGTAAGTGCAATTGCGGAAAAGTATGGGATAGTCTATGCAATACTATTCGGCTCCATTGTGGAAGGTAGGTTCATTAAGGGTGAAAGCGACATTGACTTAGCAGTAAAGGTAGATAAATTGGATAAGAGTGAACTCTTCAACTTCTTAAAGAATTTTATAAGAGACATGGAGATGGACAATCTCGATGTTGTAGTGATAAACTTTGCTCCATTCAGCTTAAACTATGAAATCCTAATGAGGGGGAAGGTTGTCTTCTGCAAGGATGAAGATGAACTATTCGAGGATAGACTTAGAATCATAAAGTTGTATGATGATTGGCTCCACTTCTCCAAAGTATTCGAAGAGAGGGAACTAAGGAAGGTGATGAAATGA